ATTGAACGTACCTCCCCAGCTATAATCATCATTTGAATGCTGAGCAATGATTTGAAAAATTCCCATTTGGGCATGTTTAAGATCCCCAAGGTCAGCCTTTGATCGGGATGCAATTTGTTCTGCACGGGTACGAGCATCTTCCGTTGCAGCAGCTATCATCTCGATTTTAAGTTCAGCAAGCCCGGTATAATAATAGCTGGGTGAGTAGGAATAGAATTCCACTCCTTCATTGATGATTTCAGTAATGTCCCGGGATATTTGTTCTACATGGTCTACCTGTTTTGACTCTATGGTAATTTGCTGGGTTAATCGATAACCAACAAAATCACTTCGGATATATTTTCCATTCTCATTATAAACGCTCTTATTCTCTTTGCTAATGGATACTGATGAAAAGGAAAACTCATTCTGGGTTACTCCTTTATCGGTTAGATAATCACTAATAATATCCTGATCCTCTTTAATCAGATCATAGGCTTCCCCCAGGGTTTTTGCCTGTTTTGAAAAACTCCCGCTCCAAACGATTAAGTCTGATTTGAAATCTTTTGAACCAAGTCCGGTTACAAAAATGGTTTCAGAAGCCTGATTGCGGTTATGGTAGGTGTGTACTCCGATAAGGGTGATGATGATGGCTGTGATACAAAGAATGGAAACAGACAGGATGGTTTTTTTCATAATTATGTCTCTTGATGAATGTTTTGTTTTTCATCCGAAGTGCTGTTTTAGGAAAATGTTCCTGGAAAGGGGGTTAATTGTTTTTAACAGTGTGATGTACTTCTTTGTCACCCTGAGCACCGGGGTTTGTTAAGGTTTCGAGATTAATCGCGAAGGGTATCAAATAGTAGAACTGATTGGTATTCCTGCGCTTGATACCTTTCGCTAAGTGAGACACTACCGATTTTCCTCACGGGGAGCTCAAGGTGACAGCAAATAGTTAGTTTGGGATTCAATTAA
This genomic window from Balneola sp. contains:
- a CDS encoding SIMPL domain-containing protein; amino-acid sequence: MKKTILSVSILCITAIIITLIGVHTYHNRNQASETIFVTGLGSKDFKSDLIVWSGSFSKQAKTLGEAYDLIKEDQDIISDYLTDKGVTQNEFSFSSVSISKENKSVYNENGKYIRSDFVGYRLTQQITIESKQVDHVEQISRDITEIINEGVEFYSYSPSYYYTGLAELKIEMIAAATEDARTRAEQIASRSKADLGDLKHAQMGIFQIIAQHSNDDYSWGGTFNTSSKMKTATITMRLRFDIGE